GTGGAGTTCTCCACCAACAACCCGAAGAACCCGCCGAATTACCTGATGGGCGAGAAGCTCGGCCTGGCGCAGAAGTTCCTGCGCCGGCTGGACAAGCCGTCCCTCGACAAGCTGGAGGGCACCGTCGACTACTGGTCGAAGGCGTCCTACGACACCGAGGTGCACGCCGGCTCCGGCGTCTCCTCGCACGCCTTCTACCTGCTCGCCGAGGGCAGCGGGAAGAAGACGATCGGCGGCGTCGCCTACGACTCCCCCACCTTCGACGGTTCGAAGCTCACCGGCATCGGCCGGAGCAAGGCGACCGCGATCTTCTACCAGGCACTCACCCGGTACATGGTCTCCACGACCGACTTCCACGACGCCCGGAGCGCGACGCTGCGTGCGGCGAAGGACCTGTACGGCGCCGGGAGCGCCGAGTACAAGGCGGTCGACAAGTCCTGGGCCGCAGTGAACGTGACGGCGGCCAACAAGCCGTCGGCCAAGCACTGAGCAGACCCCGGCCTCAGTGGTGCCCCCGCCTCCGGGCGGGGGCACCGCGCGTTCCCGCCCCGCCGGTCGCACCGGCGGGCCTCGACGGCACGGCCGCCCCCGCCTACGTTTGACGCCATGATCACCGATCGCGACGACGGATATCCCGCCCCGACCGGCGCGGGCAACGGCGGACGGCGTCCCGGCTACCCCCTGGCGGCGGGCGTGTTCGCCATCGGCATGGCCGGTACGACGCTGCCCACGCCGCTCTACGGGCTCTACCGCGAGCAGCTCGGGTTCTCCGAACTGATGGTGACCGTGGTCTTCGCGGTCTACGCGCTCGGCGTGATCACCGTGCTGCTCCTCGCGGGCAACCTCTCCGACGCGGTGGGCCGGCGCCCGGTGCTGTTCTGCGCCCTGGGGCTGTCCGCGGCGAGCGCGCTGTGCTTCCTCTTCGAGGGCGGGCTGCCGATGCTGCTGCTCGGGCGGGTGCTGTCCGGCTTCGCGGCCGGGCTGTTCAGCGGCGCCGCCACCGCGGCCGTGCTGGAGCTGGCGAAGCCGGGCCAGGAAGCGCACGCCGGGTTCGCCGCGACCGCCGCGAACATGGGCGGCCTCGGCTGCGGTCCGCTGCTGTCGGGCTTGCTGGCGCAGTACGCCCCGTGGCCGCTGAAGCTGCCGTTCCTGGTGCACCTGGGACTGGTGGCGCTGGCGGCCGGGGCGACCTGGCTGCTGCCGGAGACCGTCCGCCCTTCGCACCGCCCCCGCTCGCTCCGGCCGCAACGTCTGCACCTGCCGCACGAGGTGCGGGGCGTCTTCGCCCCCTGTGCCATCGCCGCGTTCGCCGGCTTCGCGCTGCTGGGCCTGTTCACCGCCATCGCACCGAGCTTCGTCGGCCAGACCCTGGGCGTGCACAACCTGGCGGTCGCCGGCGCGGTCGTCTTCACGGTGTTCCTGGGCTCGGCCGTCGGGCAGTCGCTGTCCGGCCGGATCGGCGTACGCAAAGCGCTGCCGGCCGGCTGCCTGGTGCTGGTCGCCGGACTGGTGCTGGTGGCCACGTCGCTGGCCGTGACGTCGCTGCCCGTACTGGTCACCGGCGCGGTCTGCGGCGGCATCGGCCAGGGGCTGGCCTTTCGCGCCGGTCTGACCGCCGTGGGCCGCGCCGCCCCGCCCGAGCACCGCGGCGGCACCATCTCCGCCTTCTTCCTCGTCGCCTACCTCGGCATCTCGCTGCCGGTCGTCGGCGTCGGGGCGCTCACCCAGGAACTCGGCCTGCG
The sequence above is a segment of the Streptomyces lydicus genome. Coding sequences within it:
- a CDS encoding MFS transporter; its protein translation is MITDRDDGYPAPTGAGNGGRRPGYPLAAGVFAIGMAGTTLPTPLYGLYREQLGFSELMVTVVFAVYALGVITVLLLAGNLSDAVGRRPVLFCALGLSAASALCFLFEGGLPMLLLGRVLSGFAAGLFSGAATAAVLELAKPGQEAHAGFAATAANMGGLGCGPLLSGLLAQYAPWPLKLPFLVHLGLVALAAGATWLLPETVRPSHRPRSLRPQRLHLPHEVRGVFAPCAIAAFAGFALLGLFTAIAPSFVGQTLGVHNLAVAGAVVFTVFLGSAVGQSLSGRIGVRKALPAGCLVLVAGLVLVATSLAVTSLPVLVTGAVCGGIGQGLAFRAGLTAVGRAAPPEHRGGTISAFFLVAYLGISLPVVGVGALTQELGLRGAGLTFAACVIAVAVAVGLYVLRRPPTDDD